A genome region from Acipenser ruthenus chromosome 29, fAciRut3.2 maternal haplotype, whole genome shotgun sequence includes the following:
- the LOC131702129 gene encoding olfactomedin-like protein 3A, with the protein MALRALCLLAALTLACAQHQPLMEYIERRILSIEDRISAWHDNTNRYAVELREFKQQIVALMETLEKERQGLRNELDNTNTRVERMERELDFLETQNHAPPCVEVDDKLVEQQVRKVKEKNKVKYERLTDCRDMISSIKSMKILKRLGGATGVWAKDPVAQSGEIYVFNNSSGDTLHHFKTVRDFTASAGTSRAKKIKLPFPWGGAGHTIYDGHVYYVKEGQDFQVIKYDLKNETVVDSVVFPAEEQVPVYGLSPETFIDLAVDEEGLWAIYATKENEKNICLAKMDPKTLAIEEMWDTPCPRENAEAAFVICGTVYVVYNTKLPSRSRVQCVFDVSDMVTNDDAPLVYFPRRYSSHASLKYNPRERQIYAWDDGYQILYKLVLKKKLEV; encoded by the exons ATGGCACTCCGAGCACTGTGTCTCCTTGCTGCCCTCACCCTGGCCTGTGCCCAGCACCAGCCTCTGATGGAATACATTGAGAGAAGGATTCTCTCAATAGAG GACCGGATCTCGGCGTGGCACGACAACACGAACCGTTACGCCGTGGAGCTGCGTGAGTTCAAGCAGCAGATCGTGGCCCTGATGGAGACCCTCGAGAAGGAGCGGCAGGGACTGCGCAACGAGCTGGACAACACCAACACGCGCGTGGAGCGCATGGAGCGAGAGCTGGACTTCCTGGAGACGCAGAACCACGCCCCGCCCTGCGTGGAAGTGGACGACAAGCTGGTGGAGCAGCAGGTCAGAAAGGTGAAGGAGAAGAACAAGGTGAAGTACGAGAGGCTCACAG ACTGCAGGGACATGATATCCAGCATCAAGTCCATGAAGATCCTGAAGAGGCTCGGTGGTGCGACGGGTGTGTGGGCCAAAGACCCGGTCGCACAGTCGGGGGAGATCTACGTCTTCAACAACTCTTCCGGGGACACGCTGCACCATTTCAAAACGGTGCGCGACTTCACGGCTTCTGCAGGAACCTCGCGGGCCAAGAAGATCAAGCTGCCCTTCCCCTGGGGCGGCGCGGGACACACCATCTACGACGGGCACGTCTACTACGTGAAAGAGGGGCAGGACTTCCAGGTCATCAAGTACGACCTGAAGAACGAGACCGTGGTGGACAGCGTCGTCTTCCCGGCGGAGGAGCAGGTCCCCGTCTACGGGCTTTCCCCCGAGACCTTCATCGACCTGGCCGTGGATGAGGAAGGACTCTGGGCCATCTACGCCACCAAGGAGAACGAGAAGAACATCTGCCTGGCCAAGATGGACCCCAAGACGCTGGCTATCGAGGAGATGTGGGACACGCCCTGCCCCCGGGAGAACGCTGAGGCGGCCTTCGTCATCTGTGGCACGGTGTACGTGGTCTACAACACCAAGCTGCCCAGCCGCTCGCGGGTCCAGTGTGTCTTCGACGTCAGCGACATGGTTACCAACGACGACGCCCCTTTGGTCTACTTCCCCAGACGCTACAGCTCCCACGCCAGCCTCAAGTACAACCCCCGGGAGAGGCAGATCTACGCCTGGGATGACGGCTATCAGATTCTCTACAAGCTTGTCCTGAAGAAGAAGCTGGAGGTGTGA